The following are encoded together in the Juglans microcarpa x Juglans regia isolate MS1-56 chromosome 2D, Jm3101_v1.0, whole genome shotgun sequence genome:
- the LOC121250811 gene encoding plasmodesmata-located protein 1-like, with the protein MGLPRTLFSLFSISMLSSFFLCAESAADYTNLVFKGCAEQKFQDSTGIYSQNLKTLLSSLVSLSSQKTFSSTTSGEDQNSIMGLYQCRGDLTLPECFNCVSKISDTADKRCGKAVAARIQLNGCYVRYEVAGFKQVSETELLYKVCGSTRASEAGFDQKRNTAFDMVESGVKTGAGAGGLFYTGSYEAVYVLGQCEGDLGSDDCGDCVSSAVERAKADCGDSISGQVYLQKCYVSYSYYPNGVPSISSSSGNEEQRHTQRTVALAVGGLAAFGFIIVCFLFVKSMMKKRGGKHGG; encoded by the exons ATGGGTTTGCCCAGAACActcttctctctattttctatttctatGCTTTCCTCCTTCTTTCTCTGTGCTGAAAGTGCAGCAGACTACACAAACTTGGTCTTCAAGGGCTGTGCAGAGCAAAAGTTCCAGGACTCAACTGGGATTTACTCACAAAACCTCAAGACCCTTTTGTCTTCTTTGGTTTCACTGTCTTCACAGAAGACTTTCTCCTCTACCACCTCAGGTGAAGATCAAAATAGCATCATGGGTCTTTACCAATGCAGAGGGGACCTCACGCTCCCCGAGTGCTTCAACTGCGTGAGCAAGATATCAGATACGGCAGACAAGCGCTGTGGCAAAGCTGTAGCAGCTAGAATTCAACTCAACGGGTGTTATGTGCGGTATGAGGTTGCTGGGTTCAAACAAGTTTCTGAAACTGAATTGCTGTACAAGGTGTGTGGATCAACTCGAGCAAGTGAAGCTGGGTTTGATCAAAAGAGGAACACGGCTTTTGATATGGTGGAGAGTGGGGTTAAGACTGGTGCTGGCGCTGGGGGTCTGTTTTACACAGGGAGCTATGAAGCGGTGTATGTGTTGGGGCAGTGTGAGGGCGATTTGGGCAGTGATGATTGTGGGGATTGTGTGAGCAGTGCAGTGGAGAGGGCCAAAGCTGATTGTGGTGATTCCATCTCTGGGCAAGTGTATCTCCAAAAGTGCTATGTCAGCTACAGCTATTACCCAAATGGCGTCCCCAGCATATCTTCATCATCAG GGAACGAGGAGCAACGACACACACAGAGGACAGTGGCTCTTGCAGTAGGAGGTTTGGCAGCTTTTGGCTTCATTATAGTTTGTTTCCTGTTTGTTAAATCGATGATGAAGAAACGAGGTGGTAAGCATGGAGGCTGA